The segment CGTTTCCATGAACATTTCTACATTTGGTGGAAATTTAGAATGCATGATTTCCTCATGGCCGAAGACAACAAGTTATGGGATATTGTACTTGATGGACCGTTTATTCCAATGATAGAAGAAAATGATGGAGAGAAAACTAGTCTTGTTCCAAAGCCTAGACAGAATTACGATGAAGCTGATagaaaaaagatagaaaagggcTACAAGGCAAAAAGTCTTCTTGTCTGTGGGATAGGGCCTGATTAGTTCAATCGTGTCTCAGCTTGTGAGTCTGCTAAAGAGATTTGGGATTGTTTAAAGACAACTcatgaaggaactgaacaagtcaaagaatcaAATATTGATATGTTTACCTCACGGTAtgaaaacttcaaaatgaaggaaagAGAAACCATTCATGAGATGTTCACAAAATTGTCCTCCATTACTAATGAGATGAGAAGTCTTGGTGAACCCATTAGCATGAGCAAAAAAGTGAGAAAAGTACTTCGAATCCTTCCAAAGTCCTGGGAAAGCAAGGTTGATACCATCACTGAAGCTAAACATTTGAAGGTGCTGACAATGGATGCTCTCATTGGAAATATGAAGACTCATGAGATGAATTGAAATCATGATTCATCAAAGAAGGACGCAAAAAGGATAAGTCATTGATGCTAAAGTACAAGTCAGATGAAGATTccagtgatgatgatatggcatatctcatcaatagatttcaaaaaattgtgagaaAGAACAAAGGTTttaaaagaggaacaaatggtCCTTGAAATGCTACTCAATATGATACCTGTTACAAGTGTGGAAAAGTTGGACACTTTATCAGAGAGTGTCCTCTGCTCAAAAATGAAAACAAGGAACATCCAAAACCAAGAAGTGACAAAGAGAAGAGAAGGGTCCCGGTACTCGGTAAGAATGATCGAAAGGCTACTGCTAACTATTTGGTCAAAAAAGCTCTTGCTGCATGGGGTGATTCTTCAAGTGATTCAAAAGATCCTGATGAACCAAATGATGTGTCTATGGTGGCTGTGCATGAAGAGGAAACCATTTgcaatgaaatgtttgctcaCATGGCTCatacaaaaaatgaagaagaggatgacaaggtaactcttcttgatatgaaaaatgatctgaataattattctcttaaaaaattgagaagaatgacaaaagttaTGATTGATTCTGTAATTGAGTTAACCTCTGAAAGAGACATCATGAATGCTGAACTTGATagtttaactgaaaacaaagttaaactgGAGGAGAGAATGTCAAAAATGGTGTCTCGAGAGTCTGATAACACTGATCTTGAAAAACAGTTGAATCAGATaactgaagaagctgaaaagctAAATGGAATGTCAAATGGTTTACgagttgaaattgaagaaaaattgaaaaactctgaGAAAAATCTAGGATTGTCTTTGGAGAAAAGCAACAGATTAGAAAAGGATATTGTCAAACTTAAGGAAGAGCTTGAAAAATCTCATAAGTGGATAAAATCCTCTAAGTTGCTGTCAACTGCAACAAACaagagtaatttcaataagaaaggactaggaagtTTGAATATCACTCCTCCCTTTAATCCTCACAGTAAGTACGTTTTTGTGTTTGACAATCTGCTTTGTCTTCACTGTGGTAAAAATGGGCTCTTAAAGGGAGAGTGTCATGGATGGAGAAATTCCCATGAAAGACTCTATAATTATGCTGTAAGGCAAAACTTTTCAAAAGAGAGACCTGGTCCTCCAAAACCCGTTTCAACTGatagattttcaaagaaaaaatttgtcaCTGCTCCTATGTCCTTTGTTAGAAAGTTTCAAAAACTGCCCTATTGGACTAAATACAATCTGATCACTCCTCTGTCTGCCTTCTgggaactcaaattgaaatgggttcccaagctaAACAAGTGATTCTtggtgcaggtgagtgagaTGAGCAAcagtcaatgttggtatatggacagTGGATGCTCTAAACGTATGACTTGTGACATAAAAaatttcctctcactcaagacacttcagggaggaggtgtctcttttggtgatggaaagaaggggtacattttgggagttggtAAAGTGGGAAGGTCTCTTGAAGATACAATTGACATTGTGTATCATGTTAATGGGTTGAAGTACCGTCTTTTGAGTGTTTCTCAAATTTGTGACAAGGGAAATTAAGTCAAGTTTACTTCTGAGAAGGGCACTGTGGTTAGTCTAACTACAAATAAAGTCATTCTCATGCTTTCAGAAGTAAAAACATGTATGTGGCCAACCTAGAAACGTCTCATGGAGATGATCTGACATGTCGTAGtgctcaaaatgaaaatgctgATCTTTGGCATCGTAGGATAGGGCATGTGATATCATCTTTATTGAACAAACTGATTTATAAGGACCTGGTCCGAGGTCTACCAAAGCTGAAGTTTGCTGAAAACAAAATTTGTAAAGCTTGTGtcaaaggaaaacaaatcagaTCATCATTTAAGCCCAAAACGCAAGTAATCTCATCAAGAACACTGGAGATGTTCCACATGGATTTATGTGGACCTTTGAAGGTTCAAAGCAGAAATTACAAGAAATACATTCTGGTGATAGTTGTTGATTACTCAAGATATACGTGGACAAGATTCTTAAAATCAAAGGCCGAAACACCTGAAGAATTGGTggtatttttcaaaatgattcaaactaaATTGAAACAAGTGATCTGTAGCATTCGATCTGATCATGTAACTGAATTTGAGAACTCAAAATTGGATCAATTCTGCATGAAGAATGGTACGAGTCATAACTTTTCTGTtccaagaactcctcaacaaaatggagtggtggaaagaaaaaacagaaccttggtgaacattgccaaaactatgattattgagtcaaatcttcctcaaaatttctgggCTGAAATTGTCAACACAGCATGTCATGTTACCAACAGGTGTCTGATAAGAGCTGTTTTGAATAAGACCCCTATGAGTTGCTCAACAGCAGAAAGCCTATGCTGAGCTATCTTAGAGCTTTTGGGTTCAGATGTTTTGCGCTGAACAATGGAAAAGATgatctgggaaaatttgatcctaGGAGTGATGAACGAGTGTTTGTTGGATATTATTCATCAAGTAAGGCTTACATAATATTCAACAAAAGGACtcaatgcattgaagaaagcattcatgttgtatttgatgaagatggaaGCTTGAAAATACTGGATCAAATAATGAAGATGACGTGATCAAACTAATCAATTCACAGAAAATTGAAGAAAGTGAAGCTGATACAGAAcaataattgaaaaatgactTTGATGAGTAAAATCATAGTCTACCTGAAGAGGCTGATGAAGTTGAAAAGTGTGATGAGGTACCTGGTACTACTCTGAATTACAGTTAGAGTACTCTAAAATCCCCAGAAAATGATGACactcttgatgaagaagaacatgaTGATCAGCTCGATCAGTCTGCTCCAAAACCAGgatggaaacatagttcatcacatcctcttgataatctTATCTCTCCCTTGAACTCTGAAATTCATACTagatcaaaaataagaaatctagttgcattttcagcattcatatcatctattgagcccAGGAATGTGAAAGAAGCATTAAGTGATGCTGATTGGATCAACTCTATGAGAGAAGAACTTCATCAGTTTAAAAGAAGCAAGGTATTGTACCTGGTTCCTTGACATGCAGGAAGAACAATAAAAGGAACCAGATGGGTGTTCAGAAACAAGCTAGATGAAAATGGAGTGATCACTAGAAACAAATCAAGGTTGGTGGTTcaaggatacaatcaagaagaaggaatagattatgatgagacttttgcaccAGTTGCCAGGATGGAggctattagaattttaatagctTTTGCTGCATTCATAGGATTCAAGCTATATCGAAGGATGTCAAAagtgcatttctgaatggagacCGGAAAGATGAAGTATTTGTCAAACAACCTCCTGGTTTTGAAGATGCTGAACTACTAGATCATGTGTTCAAATTGAATAAGGCTCTGTACGGTCTGAAACAAGCTCCTAAAGCATGGTATGAGAGATTGTCAAAGTTTCTGCTGGAAAATGGTTtcaaaagaggaaaaataaacaatattttgttcttattaaaaagggaacaagaattgcttattattcaagtttatgtggatgatataaCTTTTGGAGCCACCTCAGAACATTtgtgtgaagaattctcatcacTAATGAGAAAGGAAtttgaaatgagcatgatgggtgaaCTGACATATTTCCTTGGTCtacaaatcaagcaatcatcaaatgggaTTTCAATCTGCCAGGAGAAGTACATCAAGGAGCTActtaagaaattcaatatgtttgactctaaacctattgataatcctatgggaacaaattccaagcTTGTAGTAGAGGATCTGATCCTCCTGTGAATCAAACAATGTACAGGGAATCATTAGATCCTTGCTGTATCTGACTGCTAGCAGACCTGATATTGtttatagtgttggaatgtgtgccaGGTGTCAAGAATTTCCTCGTGATTCACACTTGAAGGCGGCAAAACGTATTCTTAGATACCTAAAGAAAATAGAGGACCTGATTCTCTTCTATCCAGCAGGTGATACTTTTGATCTAGTTGGTTTCgcagatgctgattttgctgGTTATCAAGTTTACTGGAAGAATACTTCTGGAatggctcatttccttggatcatcactCATATCTTGGGGAACAAAGAAACAGAGTTCTGTGACTCTTTTAACTGCTGAAGTGAGTATGTAGCTGCTGCAGCCTGCTATTCGCAGTTGTTGTGGATCAGGCAACACCTGGAAGATTTTGGGATACACATCAAAGCTATTCCTCTTATGTGTGACAATACGAGTGCTGTTAGTatgggaaagaatccagtccaccataagagaacaaagcttattgatgttagacatcagTTTTTGAGAGACAATGTTGAGAAGGGAAATGTTATGCTTACATATTGTCTAACGGTGGAGCAAATtgcagacatcttcaccaaggctctcagtaaagatcaatttgagagaaatcgGCTGAAGTTGGGCATGATGATCTCTAAGTGATGTTCTTAGCTTCCAACAGTTGAATTCCCTTAATGGCTAAAATTGCAGTGCAGGCATCCATTGTGCGAATAATTAAATATCTGAATAAAGATTCTTTTTGTACCTTTTGTAGGTATACTCTCAGGAAGGACTGGACTAACAAAGAACATGACTAGAAAAACTGGGGAATGAGGATAGAACTGTGCTATGGTACCTGGTGCCTGTCTAGGTTAGCATTTACACATTAATTTTAAACTGAAAATTATGACCGTTGATAATGCCACGTGTCAGTCATTGGTCATTCTGACCGTTAGTCCCATCGCTTATCTCTCAAGAGACACGTCCAATCACGGACCTGGCACTTTTTCACGTCTTTTAAAAACCCACAttacttcttttctaaattcTCATCCGTCCTTTAACATTCTTTTTGCTTCAAGAAGGGATTAAGCAAATGTTAAAAGACAAACTTTGtacctttttcttcctttttctgcTCGGAAAGTCTTTTTTTGTTCTCTTTCTAGTCAAAAATGTCTTCGCCTTCTTCTACATCCAAACAAATGCTTACTGCTTTTAGTGAAATATAGCCCATTGCTTTCTACTCTCCTTCTGCTATGGAGTCCAGATCCAATGCCCTTTCAAGTTCTTAGAAAGATACACCTGAGAATCCGTTCTACTCCCTTGATCTAAACATCACATGCTTGCCTACCGGACCTGGTCCTTTGTAAGAAATGCTGcctgataaattttttgaaggAGATCTACCTAAGCATAAAGCGTCTGAGTCTAATATCTTGGCAGCAAGTAAAGAATTAGTTATTTAGAGTTTGTCTATGATGTGGGAAGAGGCAAGGGCTGAGCAATCTAAAGTTTTGCAGAGGGAAGAGGTAAGAGATACTCAACCCATTTTTGATAAAACTCCTAATATTGGAAGGTATTCCTCTTCCACCTCTTCAGACTCTGAAAGTGAGGAGGAACCCTTAAAGTGGAAGGTTGAGCGAAGAGAGGGTGAAATGTCTAGGAAGGGAAAAGATAAGGTTGTAGAAAAGGCCCCCAGGAGAAGACCTACTACTAGGTCTGCTGCTCCAAAATTGATGGCCGATGCCTTAAAGGCATGTGCACGTTATACTGCTGCAATTAGAAGTGCCAGAACCTTTAAGGTATCAAACATCAAAATGCCTGAGTCTGATGTTGTTGAGTTGTCTGCTGaggattttgaaaagaaaagtaagaagAAAAGGTCAGGAAACAAGAAGGCAAAGGATTTAAAGAAGGTTGAAAAAGCAAAGTCCAAAAGGAAGAGTTCTGCAGGAAAAAGGAAGAGATCACAGGGACCTGGTGCCCAAAACAAGAGTGATGAGAGTGTCAACATGCAGGAAGTTGTTGACAGCCTAATAAAGCAAACAGTCTTGGCTAGGAGACTCTTTGATATGGGAATAATCAATCTTCCCAGCATGGACTCTCTTCATGATATGGTAGAAATTCAATCATGGCTGCATTTGTTCAACAGAAAATCTCCTATCCTCTATGAAGAAGAAGTGCaggaattttattataatattcaattcaaagaaGATGGGAGTATTCTCACAAGGGTCAATGCCATTGCTGTACATCTAGATGAGAGTCTGTTGAGTAAAATTCTCAGGGTACCTAGGGAGGGGACCGGGTCTGTGTTAGGAAAGACTTGCTCTACTGAGTTTGTGTCCTTGGTTTCTAAGATACCCACAACCAAGGTTGTTGGGATTTATAAGAAGGTCATGAAGAGCGAATACCATCTGGTGTTTGAATTAGTCAACAAAGATCTCCTTCCTCGCACTGAAAAGAGGACCTCACCAACTTCTGCTAACTTGTTTCTGATGGAGATGTTGTGTAGTTTCGAAGCCCTGAATCTCCCTGGTCTTATGCTTGAGCATATCTACAAAACCGTCATCGAGAGGAAAGGGGTTCATGGAATCGGATACGAATACTTTCTCACAGAAGTATTCAAGCactttcaaattcctctcagtGTTGGGAAGGTTGGGACGGTGAAACAAACTGTTTCAGAGAGTACCCTGGTCGAGTGTGAGTGTATTGAAGGGAGAGGCAATCCCAAGAGCAAGATGGCTCAGCTCCTCGAAGATCAGGATCAACTAAAGCATGAGGTTGAGGAGCTCACTGTGCGTTTGAGTGGTAAAGAGGCCGAAATTGCCATACTCAAAGCAGAACTACTTACTGCACAGAATGAGGGACCTGTTACTTCCGTGGTACAAGCTCTGGAGCGAGAGAATGGAGAGTTGAAGGCTAAGATCACTGCCTTACAGGAGAAGGcaattaaagataatgatgcTGCCAATGCACGACTCACTCTCATCATCCAGTCCCTGTCTCATCAACCTCCTCCTTCCTAGCCTGTTAAAAAACCTCCCCTGTGTCTTTATTTTTGTGGCTTATCTTTGTGTTTTTGGATTATCTGTTTAACTTTAATGTATTAAGTGTTATTGTGCATTGCTGGTTAACTTATTCCTCTGTTGTTCTGATTATAATCTTTTGTGAATGCTTTTCTCTTCCTGATTGATTGCTATTTAGCTTTGGTCTTATTCAGTATTGCTGCTGACATCATTAGTTTActgcatatcttttttatgatgccaaaagggggaagtaaaCTGGTAAGTAGCTAAATGATTGTACATGTGGGGGAATATAGTGAGGGGGAACAAAGTGAGGGGGAATATAGTAAGGGTGAACAAAGCGGGAGTGGATCTAAGGATCTAAGActattgtttgtcatcatcaaatagggagaaaatgtttttttgcatttttgatgacaaacttagggaccttgtaaaggtaccaggtttcttacttgagtgttgaagatgaaaacaaactcagggaccttgtaaaggtacctgGCTCTCAATGTGGCGAGCCGGTTGACTGCCAGCTGGATAAGATACAAAAAGTAGGTGCACTCTTCCCAATGACGTCAGAAAGTAGGACTTctccaaccaatggcaaagagtttaaggaaagtgacttttccatataaaaggcactttcctaaacattatggttagtttttgcaacttgataagaAACTTTTCAAGAATTATTGCAAAGGCTAACTTCTCAGAACATAGAACTAGAgagcaaaatataaaattttaagccTAAAACGACTATTACCAAGGAACTCAACCAGTCCCTATGCTCGCCCCCTGTTAGACCCGcaaactacttgatctaactgcgtgcagacatgtcaaggacttgggcattgaTCTTGACATGGATGAGGGCAAAAGagtgcaacacaagttcaaggtgcttgggtgttgtAACTGCCGCATGTAACTGCTATGtgcaaaaaattaattaagggtGGAAATTCATCTAAGGCTTAGACAGAGTGTTTTTAGTCTTAGACAAATTCGTGAATTCTTCCGTTGTATTAATTATCAGATTAAAAAGGTTAGGACAAGTTCCTGTAAAGTCTATTTCTTGTTTAACATTGTTGTTAGTGTTTTTCTATACTTATTCAAATTCGTGGGTGTAAAATAGGCTGAGTGTTACAGACGTTTGTAAGACTGTCTAGGGTGGTGTTGGgtaaaaataaatcgaccctctttcaattggtatcagaccACCGTCGAACGATGGTGAAGAACGTAGAACTGTGGGAACTGGCACGAAAAATTGAAGCATTCGTTAGGTTTACAGATGATATTTTGGGAGATTCTATGTTTGTGGATTTGTTTACACAAGTCATTGATTTGAGACTTGACGCTGAGAAAGCTCAGGGGGAGATTGGTGTATATCGACAGAATGTTGATAATCATATCACTTGAATTTTGGATTTTCGTACCACAACTACGCACCAACTTGAAGTACTGCAGAAGAAAAATGAGAACCTTCGTGTAGAGCTCGTTGTATTGTGTCGGGTTGTGGCTACGTTAAGTTCAAATTGTGTTGAATCATCTAAGGTTAAAATTCCAGAACCTAAGGCCTTTAGTGGCGCAAGAAGTGCTAAAGAATTGGTAAATTTCATTTGGGACATGAACAGTATTTTACTGCTGCAAGGGTTCCTGACGCTGACAAGTTAAACATTACCACAATGTACTTGATGGGTGATGCTAAACTTTTGTGGAGGACTCGAAATAATGATGATGTAAGTGCTGGTCGTCATAGAATTGATACATGGGATAAGTTAATAGAAGAAATGTGTGATCAATTTCTTCCTAGCAACGCATCTTGGCTT is part of the Solanum lycopersicum chromosome 1, SLM_r2.1 genome and harbors:
- the LOC138340303 gene encoding MAR-binding filament-like protein 1 — encoded protein: MAAPLNLEEGQSSTRPPRFHEHFYIWWKFRMHDFLMAEDNKLWDIVLDGPFIPMIEENDGEKTSLVPKPRQNYDEADRKKIEKGYKAKTCESAKEIWDCLKTTHEGTEQVKESNIDMFTSRYENFKMKERETIHEMFTKLSSITNEMRSLGEPISMSKKVRKVLRILPKSWESKVDTITEAKHLKCGKVGHFIRECPLLKNENKEHPKPRSDKEKRRVPVLGKNDRKATANYLVKKALAAWGDSSSDSKDPDEPNDVSMVAVHEEETICNEMFAHMAHTKNEEEDDKVTLLDMKNDLNNYSLKKLRRMTKVMIDSVIELTSERDIMNAELDSLTENKVKLEERMSKMVSRESDNTDLEKQLNQITEEAEKLNGMSNGLRVEIEEKLKNSEKNLGLSLEKSNRLEKDIVKLKEELEKSHKWIKSSKLLSTATNKSNFNKKGLGSLNITPPFNPHSKYVFVFDNLLCLHCGKNGLLKGECHGWRNSHERLYNYAVRQNFSKERPGPPKPVSTDRFSKKKFVTAPMSFVSEMSNSQCWYMDSGCSKRMTCDIKNFLSLKTLQGGGVSFGDGKKGYILGVGKVGRSLEDTIDIVYHVNGLKYRLLSVSQICDKGN